A stretch of the Hydra vulgaris chromosome 09, alternate assembly HydraT2T_AEP genome encodes the following:
- the LOC136085253 gene encoding histone-lysine N-methyltransferase SETMAR-like has protein sequence MATQPTIIRSCLLYEFKLRRNATQAAKNICTAFGEGTVSERTAQKWFQRFSSGDESIEDLPRSGRPLLVDEDELKDAVESDSSQTCQELAVKFAVSVETIRLHLHAIGKAWKLSRWVPHKLSIDNKKQRLTICTSLLSRHNVEPFLDRLLTCDEKWIVYNNTKRCYHWLSPDDPIPKTPKPNLHERKVLLCIWWISAGVVHYELLPTGQTITGLVYSAQLQRFHDLLLVKQPALVHRRGVLLLHDNARPHTARVTQDKLQSLGWESLPHPPYSPDLSPTDFHFLLSLGNHLKGQQFRDQDAVEMELKAFIDSKDREFFRSGINKLVLHWEKVLDANGDYFDE, from the coding sequence ATGGCAACCCAACCAACGATTATTCGATCTTGCTTACTTTACGAGTTCAAACTTAGAAGGAATGCAACACAAGCGGCCAAAAACATCTGCACAGCTTTTGGAGAAGGTACAGTAAGTGAACGCACAGCACAGAAGTGGTTTCAGCGATTCTCTTCGGGAGATGAGTCCATCGAAGACCTGCCGCGTTCTGGACGCCCATTGTTGGTTGATGAGGATGAACTGAAGGACGCTGTCGAGTCTGACTCCAGCCAAACTTGCCAAGAACTTGCAGTAAAGTTTGCTGTGAGTGTTGAAACCATCCGCCTGCATCTGCATGCGATTGGGAAAGCGTGGAAGCTGAGTCGGTGGGTTCCGCACAAATTATCGATCGACAACAAGAAGCAACGGCTTACGATCTGCACATCACTTTTATCACGGCACAATGTTGAGCCTTTTCTTGATCGTTTATTGACATGCGACGAAAAATGGATTGTGTACAACAATACCAAGCGTTGCTACCATTGGTTGTCCCCCGATGACCCCATCCCAAAGACACCCAAGCCCAATCTCCACGAGCGGAAGGTTTTGCTCTGCATTTGGTGGATTTCAGCTGGTGTGGTACATTACGAGCTGCTCCCAACAGGCCAAACCATTACTGGACTGGTCTACTCAGCACAGCTGCAACGATTTCACGACCTGTTGCTTGTAAAGCAGCCTGCACTGGTGCACAGGAGAGGAGTTCTGCTTCTCCACGACAACGCGAGACCGCACACCGCTCGAGTGACTCAGGACAAGCTCCAAAGCCTTGGTTGGGAGAGTTTGCCTCATCCACCATACTCGCCAGACCTCTCCCCTACTGATTTCCATTTTTTGCTTTCCCTGGGAAATCATTTAAAAGGACAGCAGTTTCGAGACCAGGACGCGGTTGAAATGGAGTTGAAAGCTTTTATAGACTCAAAGGACCGAGAATTTTTTAGAAGTGGAATAAATAAGCTTGTTTTACATTGGGAAAAGGTTTTAGATGCTAATGGTGACTATTTTGATGAATAA